CTCTAAAACATTATTTAGACTACCACAGGCTCCCTGTCTGACAGAAAGACTAAAGGCACCGGGCTCACGAATTTGAGTTGTGGCTGGAGTGACCGTGACGGCAACTGTTGCGGGGTCGCAAAGTTTTTCAGCATCGCAAACTTGATACTCAAATTTATCTGTGCCCGCGAAGTCATTCTCGGGCGTATAGCGGATATTCCCGTTTTCCTGCACCTCGGCTTTTCCGTTTACGGGCGGTGTTGTTAGGGCAACAGATTGAGTGACCAATTTGCCTTCAGGATCCTTATCGTTGTTAAGCACTTTAATCTCAACTGGTGAAGTAGAAGTGGTAGTTGCGGTATCGTCTTCGGCAGACGGTGATCGATTGATTGAATCACAATCCTTGGTGTTGAGCGTGATCGCATTACTCTCGCGGGCTCCAATTTTATTGATGGCTTGAACGCTGTATTTGTAGCTCACATTCGGGCTGACGGTTTTGTCCAAATAAAGTTGTTGAGAAGCGTCCATCGTGGCGAGAGTTAGATTATCGCGCCGAATGCGATAGGATTGGGCATCTTTTGAACCATTCCAGCTTAATTTTGCCATCACTGGCACGTATCTTGAACTTTGATTTAAAATTCGTGGATTATCATTTAAGGCACAAGTCATGACGCCAACGAGAGTAAAAGCATCAAGTTTTTGGTTGCAATTACTGGTCATAATACTGCGGGTGTTACTTTGAGTCTCATTGTCGCCAATAATTTGATATTCATATATTGTGTCAATACTTGCTTTAGTATCAAGGTAGGTGTGGGTTTTATTGCTAGTTGCTTGCACCGTAGCAAGTTCCTGCCCAGCTCTTAAGACACGATAATTTTTGAAATCTCCCAGGCCTCGCCAATTAAGCATGTTAGTTGGTTGGGCAGTTGAACAATACGTATTCACCGCGCCAAGTGAAATTGAGTTGGTCGCAGTACAGCTAGGCGCTTGCGCCTCGACAACATTTGTTGAAAATACACCATTGGTGTTCACGGCTTTAACTACATATTCCAAACTCGTCCCTGCTGACAGATCCGGACGATCCGTATAAAGAGTAGTTGCCTTATCAAGCGTGGCAATGAGCATGTCATTGCGTTGGATAAGATAGCGATCAGCGTTATTCGCGCGTGTCCAGCTTAAACGCATTTCAGGTTTTGATCCGGTACATACCCCACTGGCTGTGAGAGTGAAATTATCCGGCTTACTGCCACAACTGGTCGCTGTAACCGTTGCAGTCAAGCTTTGAGCAATTACGCTCGTCGGCGCTGATTTTGCAAAAACTTGATAATTAAATGTTGATCCCGGAATAGCTGGGTTCGTGATTAATTGTTTATTTGCCTTGCCGTCCTCATTTGCGGTCCAAATTAACTTTCCATTTTGATAGATGTCATAGCTTAGAGCATAACGAACATTTGACCAGCTAATTCGATTCACCGAAGAATTTCCTTGGCAGATATTTTCGGCTTTAATTGCAACATTATATGCTGATGCCGTGCCCGAACCGCCTCCGCCACCACCTCCACTGCTTCCGCCGCTTGGAGTGGGCGCGCAATTATTCGTTTTGACTTCAACTCGATTGCTAATCGTGGGCGTGACGCCAGGATGATTAGTCCAAATCTCATAAGAAAAAACAATATTACTGGCTAAATTACTATCGGTATAACTGGTTACGCTTTCGGTGTCGGTCCGGGCATACGGATTTGTCCCCCCTCCGCCATAACGATAGATTCGATAACCTGGCGAGTTGGCAGACGCGTTCCAGCTCAAAACATTTTGCGCTTTGTTGTTTGCGCACGAAGTTGCAACCGAAAGAGTCGGCGGCGCTGGTAAATTACCACTCCCTCCATTCCCCCCAGAGTTGTTTGAGGTTGGCGCTTGGTGAACTTCAACGGGTACACTTCCAGTCAGAGCGTAATTGTAACCGCAACCAGCTGGCGGCGCGCAAATTTTTTGCATATGTGAAAGAGAAACCGAGGTCGTCGGTATGGTCAAAATGTCAGGCGAAGTCACCGACTCGCCGCCTGTTGTCATATAACCGCCGCACTGCATATTGTCGGTAATGGGTGGCAAGTCGCGCGCGATACTAACCGTTAAATCTAATGAATTGCCCTTATCATCCGTCCAGGTACCGGGTGAACTAATTTTCATTCCCTCAATCGCTAAGAGAGGATCCTGTTTAATTTTACCCTTATAACTGGATGAGTATGTTCGATATTCTTGCACGCCATCGCCATCGATGTCGGTCCGCGAGGTAGCGAAGACTCCTTTGACAATTGGCGCGCAAGTCGGCACTGAATTTGAAACCGATTGAGCTTGAACTTGAGATAGCAGGGTGGCTGTACCTAGGGCAACTAAGCCAAATGCAACAAAAAGCAACTGTCGAGACAACATCTGCCCTACTTATTCTCGAGAATATCGACTGATTCAACGCGTATACCTTCCGGCTCTTGAGCATAGTAGACCGATACAAGATCGTCTTTGGAGAGCTGGGTTCGATCTGCAATCTCAAACAATCCATCGGCATTCAGATTTCGTATCACTGTTTCTTCAGTCAGCTTAGCAGTGAATGAACCCGTTTCATTTTCGGTTACGACAATTGAGTTTTCATTCACCTCGCTCACGGTGCCGTCCCGGGTTAAAAATGAGGCCGGTTCTTCACTGCCATTAAGTTGTGAGGCCGAGGATCGCAGCGGACTCATGGGACTGATAAAAAGATATACTACTCCTCCAATTAAGATTCCTCCTCCAATTAACATTAACCAAATATTTGCATGTGTGCGTTCTGGCGACAATTCCATCTCTCCTCCTTATTAAGACTCATTTTACATCAACTCTCTTCTCTAGTTTTCCACAGGCAGTTAAAAAGAATGTGTTAAAATTATTTCAACTTAGCTCTAAAAATACTTGAAAGGGGAAGGTATGAAGAAGAGAGGGATTCTATTCGGTTTAACCGTCTTTTTGAGCACGCTTTTTGTGCTTGGAGTTGGGTTAAATCCTCAAACCGCCCAGGGTTATGGCACGATTAGCAATATCGGTGTGAGCGTAGCCGATACGAGTGTTGGCGCCACGGGTAACTGGACAATCTCCTTCACAGTGCAAAACGCGATTCCGGCTTCTACAAATGGCGGCCGTTTCAGTGTAAGTATTCAGGGAGTCGAGAATAATCAATCAACCGGGGCAAGTGGTTCAAGCGGCATCTTCACGAATGCGACAGTTTCAAGCCCGAGCACGATCTCGCACTATAGTCAAGGTTGGTCATCAATTACCCTGCAATCTTCTGAAGAGATTGCCGCTGGTTCAACGGTGAGTGTAACTTTGGCAAATGTTCGCAATCCTCAAATTTCGGGATACTATTTTGCTAAAATCTATACCTCTCAATGGTGGTCTGAAATTGATGGTGATTCCGACTGGGGCGGCGATTACAATAGTGCGTATTTTGAAATTGGCAACACAACTAACCTTACAGGCACGGTTACAAATGGCTCAACTGGCGCCGGTGTCGCTTATGCCTACTATAATTTGAATAACTCAAATTATTCGGTCTATTATAATGGTTACACTGATAAGGATGGCAAATACGGCATCGGCAGTGTGCCAGCCGGAACCTACACTTTGCGCGTTTCGGCTCCGACAATTGCCTCGGGCACGAGTAGCTCTTCCACGGTTTATACCTCGCCCACACCTGCGACAATCACAATCGCCGCTAGCGGTGTTACAACGCAAAACATGAGTTTTGCCAGCGCCACAAAAACAATTAGCGGTCGCGTTGTCAAAAGCGATGGCACGGGGGTGAACAATGCCAATGTCTGGGCCTCCTCTTATGGGAGTAGTTTTGGTGGCGGATATGGCTATGCGAGCGCCCGCACAGACAGCAGTGGCAACTTCACCTTTACGGTGACTGGTGGGACATGGCAAGTTGGAGTTTCAAATAACGATTCAACTGCCGACTGGACAATTTGCGGCAGTAACAACTATCAGACGGTCTCTTTTGCCACCGACACCACAACCGAGTCTAAATCGATCACTTACACCGCCACAACGCTTTCGGCGACGATAACCGGCACGATCGTCAAACCAGATGGCACAGCAATCTCGCAGTATGGGGCGAGTATGAGCTTGCAAAATACCGATAATTGCTGGTTTAGCCCCTCGATCGATGCCAATGGTTCATTTTCTGTTTTAGTTGTGCCAGGCACTTACACTGTGAGTGGCTGGGTTTCGGATAATACTTACTCTTTCCCAAGTGTTGATAAATTCTCGGTTGGGG
The Candidatus Berkelbacteria bacterium DNA segment above includes these coding regions:
- a CDS encoding tandem-95 repeat protein; its protein translation is MLSRQLLFVAFGLVALGTATLLSQVQAQSVSNSVPTCAPIVKGVFATSRTDIDGDGVQEYRTYSSSYKGKIKQDPLLAIEGMKISSPGTWTDDKGNSLDLTVSIARDLPPITDNMQCGGYMTTGGESVTSPDILTIPTTSVSLSHMQKICAPPAGCGYNYALTGSVPVEVHQAPTSNNSGGNGGSGNLPAPPTLSVATSCANNKAQNVLSWNASANSPGYRIYRYGGGGTNPYARTDTESVTSYTDSNLASNIVFSYEIWTNHPGVTPTISNRVEVKTNNCAPTPSGGSSGGGGGGGSGTASAYNVAIKAENICQGNSSVNRISWSNVRYALSYDIYQNGKLIWTANEDGKANKQLITNPAIPGSTFNYQVFAKSAPTSVIAQSLTATVTATSCGSKPDNFTLTASGVCTGSKPEMRLSWTRANNADRYLIQRNDMLIATLDKATTLYTDRPDLSAGTSLEYVVKAVNTNGVFSTNVVEAQAPSCTATNSISLGAVNTYCSTAQPTNMLNWRGLGDFKNYRVLRAGQELATVQATSNKTHTYLDTKASIDTIYEYQIIGDNETQSNTRSIMTSNCNQKLDAFTLVGVMTCALNDNPRILNQSSRYVPVMAKLSWNGSKDAQSYRIRRDNLTLATMDASQQLYLDKTVSPNVSYKYSVQAINKIGARESNAITLNTKDCDSINRSPSAEDDTATTTSTSPVEIKVLNNDKDPEGKLVTQSVALTTPPVNGKAEVQENGNIRYTPENDFAGTDKFEYQVCDAEKLCDPATVAVTVTPATTQIREPGAFSLSVRQGACGSLNNVLEWSRSERATGYIVLRDGQIIGNTADLQFGDNVAASGKGLEYKYSVRATNKDGSTLSNEKQSRPSLDECVNPDRYRDIKTPIGKTPIINDDAVSMNQNNFIVIDVLGNDIDPDGKIDPTCTQIVTKPKNGGLEVNSANGQIVYTPTKDFKGTDSFGYEACDTQGLKDDATVTITVASLAPSTPAITPPVTSTTNSKKPPIANDDQATTTQGKSVEINVLANDIATQGTLNASCVAISKQAVKGNLKVESKTGRITYTPTSAFSGTDYFEYRVCDSAGLIDTAKVSITVSAAPQTQSWRDLSFLSNLTNFWGWLTSYFSTSYKN